One genomic region from Cardinium endosymbiont of Dermatophagoides farinae encodes:
- the tsaE gene encoding tRNA (adenosine(37)-N6)-threonylcarbamoyltransferase complex ATPase subunit type 1 TsaE, whose translation MLLKSSYETLESIAYRLLSHAGDHKIWLLEGPMGSGKTTLIKALCRALQTIHTVNSPTFSIINEYETIDHTPIYHFDCYRLNHIDDAIALDFESYFSSGCYCFIEWPSKIKAILPLHYFLITIEIETPTTRNLICTR comes from the coding sequence ATGCTCCTAAAAAGTTCTTATGAAACACTCGAATCTATTGCTTATCGCTTGTTAAGCCATGCCGGTGATCATAAAATATGGCTGCTAGAAGGTCCTATGGGATCTGGTAAAACCACTTTGATTAAAGCGCTTTGTAGAGCATTACAAACCATTCATACCGTTAACAGCCCAACATTTTCAATTATCAATGAATACGAAACCATAGATCATACTCCCATTTACCATTTTGACTGCTACCGGCTTAATCATATAGATGATGCCATTGCATTAGATTTTGAAAGCTATTTTTCCTCTGGCTGCTACTGTTTTATAGAATGGCCCTCAAAAATTAAAGCCATTTTACCACTACATTATTTCCTGATTACCATAGAAATAGAAACACCCACCACTAGGAATTTGATTTGTACACGTTAG
- a CDS encoding recombinase family protein: protein MFIRAYLRASTEDQFADRAKEMLEQFVQERGHKIASYYRENISGTKLERPELGRLLMDSHRNDILLVEQIDRLTRLSNSDWLTLKKQIEHHEFRIVSLDIPTSWQVLSDKEPSQNDPITRAVISAINNMLMDLMAAMSYKDWLSRQQRQKQGIERARQEGKYRGKQADHERHQKVIYYRSVKKLSIQDTAQATGYSASQVCRIQKLYFVNNEKSDAKHF from the coding sequence ATGTTCATCAGAGCTTATTTGAGAGCTTCAACAGAAGATCAGTTTGCAGATCGAGCAAAAGAAATGCTCGAGCAGTTTGTTCAGGAGAGAGGACACAAAATCGCTAGCTACTACCGAGAAAATATCAGCGGAACAAAACTGGAAAGACCAGAACTGGGACGATTACTAATGGATAGTCACCGAAATGATATTCTACTAGTAGAACAAATAGATCGGCTGACCAGACTTAGTAACAGTGACTGGCTAACACTCAAAAAGCAGATTGAACATCATGAATTTAGAATTGTAAGTCTGGACATCCCAACTTCATGGCAGGTTTTGTCTGACAAAGAACCATCACAAAATGATCCAATAACTCGTGCTGTGATTTCTGCCATCAATAATATGCTCATGGATCTAATGGCCGCAATGTCGTATAAGGATTGGTTGAGCCGTCAGCAACGGCAAAAACAGGGAATCGAAAGAGCACGTCAAGAGGGTAAATATCGTGGAAAACAGGCTGATCATGAGCGTCACCAGAAGGTAATATATTATCGAAGTGTTAAAAAACTAAGCATTCAAGATACCGCACAAGCTACCGGGTACAGCGCTTCGCAGGTATGTCGTATTCAGAAATTGTACTTTGTAAACAATGAAAAAAGCGATGCTAAGCACTTTTAA